In Streptomyces paludis, the genomic stretch GAGGACGAGCTGCGCGAACTGGCCTTCGCGTGGAAGGCGTCGCGCGCGGTCAAGTCCAACGCGATCCTGCTGGCCAAGGGCGGTGCCTCGGTGGGCGTCGGCATGGGCCAGGTCAACCGCGTCGACTCCGCGAAGCTCGCGGTCGAGCGGGCGGGGGAGGAGCGGGCGCGGGGCTCGTACGCGGCGTCGGACGCGTTCTTCCCGTTCCCCGACGGCCTGGAGATCCTGCTGGCCGCGGGCGTCAAGGCCGTGGTGCAGCCGGGCGGTTCGGTCCGGGACGAGCTGGTCGTCGAGGCGGCGAAGAAGGCGGGCGCGACGATGTACTTCACGGGGACGCGCCACTTCTTCCACTGAGCGGGCCTCGTTACGGCGAAGGCCGCGTTCCCTCCGGGGAACGCGGCCTTCGTGCCGTCGACCGGGCTTCGGTCACCGGGTGGTCACTTGGACTTGACGACCACCGTCGAGCAGACCTTGTCCGCGAACGTCTGCTTCTTCTGGTCCCACAGCGGCCACAGCCAGCCGATGTAGCAGGCGATGTTGTCCAGGAAGTGGGCGAGCCCGCGGACGAACGCCATACCGGCGCCGATCGGCTGGCCGTCGTTCTCGCGCAGCAGCCGGATGCCCACGACCTTCTTGCCGACCGTCTGACCGGTCGAGCCCTCCTGGATCACCTGCCAGATGAAGATGCCGAGCATGGCGAGCCCGCCGACCAGGGCGAGGACCGGGCCGATGCCGCCGTCGGAGCTTGCGCCGGCGACGAGGATGAAGTACGGCACGACGTACAGCAGGCCGTCGATGAGCTTGCCGCCGAACCGCAGGCCCCAGTGGGCGAGTTCCGGCATGCCGCCGCCGTAGCCGGGCTGGCCCTGCGGGTAGGCGCCGTACGGCTGGCCGGGCTGCTGGGGATAGCCGTAACCCTGCGGCGGTACACCCTGGGGGGCCTGCTGCGGGTAGCCGTAACCGGGCTGGGGCTGTCCCGGCTGCGGCTGGCCCGGCTGGCCCTGCTGGCCGTACGGGTTGTTGGGGTCGCCGAAACTCATGGGGTAATTCCTCCGTTGGTGGTGCTGGGGACGACGCGACCCGCACGGAGGAACTTCTCAGGTGCTACTGAGCGGTCTGCCCCCCGATACACTGCCGGCCGCGCGCTGCGCGGTAATCGTGGTATTAACTGCCCATTCTTGTCCAGTGGCTTTCGACAGCTGTTGTGCAAGTGCAACCTGTTGTGCGGTACGGCGACGGACGCGGCCGGGATCCGGACCGGGGCCCGTCGGGATCCGGCCCGGTCGCGGTCCGATCCCGGCCTGATTGGAACAGCGGAGGGGTAATCCGCGAGGATGGGGGTATGAGCGCCCAGATTCTCGATGGCAAGGCCACCGCAGCCGCGATCAAGTCCGATCTCACCGTCCGCGTGGCGGCCCTCAAGGAGCGGGGGATAACGCCGGGCCTGGGGACCCTGCTGGTCGGCGACGACCCGGGCAGCCGCTGGTACGTGAACGGCAAGCACCGCGACTGCGCCCAGGTCGGCATCGCCTCGATCCAGCGGGAGCTGCCGGACACGGCCTCCCAGGAGGAGATCGAGGCGGTCGTGGCGGAGCTGAACGCCAACCCCGAGTGCACGGGCTACATCGTGCAGCTCCCGCTGCCCAAGGGCATCGACACCAACCGGGTGCTGGAGCTGATGGACCCGGCCAAGGACGCCGACGGACTGCACCCGATGAGCCTCGGCCGGCTGGTGCTGGGCGTGGAGGGCCCGCTGCCCTGCACCCCGTTCGGCATCATCCAGCTGCTGCGTCACCACGGTGTCGAGATCAAGGGCGCGCATGTGGTGGTCGTGGGCCGCGGGATCACCGTCGGCCGGTCCATCCCGCTGCTGCTGACCCGGCGGACCGAGAACGCGACGGTGACGCAGTGCCACACCGGCACCCGTGATCTGCCGGCGCTGCTCAAGCAGGCCGACATCATCGTGGCGGCGGCGGGTGTGCCGCACATCATCAACCCCGAGGACGTCAAGGAGGGCGCCGTCGTGCTCGACGTCGGGGTCAGCCGTGACGCGGACGGCAAGATCGTCGGCGATGTCCACCCGGGCGTGGCGGAGGTGGCCTCCTGGATCTCGCCGAACCCGGGCGGTGTCGGCCCGATGACCCGCGCCCAGCTGCTGGTCAATGTCGTCGAGGCGGCCGAACGCACCGTCGACGCGGACGCGGACGCGGGCTGAGCGCGGGCCGAAGCGGAAAGGGGCGCCACACCATGGGTGCTGGTACGAGTGAGGGCGGCGCGGCCGGGCCCGCCGAGCAGCCGCGTGAGCCCGCCGAGGACCCGGTGCGGAACGACGGGAGCGGTGGCTCCGCGGGGGCTCCCGCGGAGACCGACAAGACGGCCGAGGCGGCCGAGGCTGCTGGGACCGATGAGGCGGCCGGGGCCACTGAGGCCAACGAGGGCGCGGGGGCGACGCCCGTACCCGTATCCGAGCCCGTACCCGTATCCGTGCCCGCGCGCGCCGATACGGGCCAGGGCCAGGGCGCGGGATCGGGCGCCGGCTCGGGCGACGACCCCGGCAGCCGGTTCTCGCTCACCCAGGACACGGCGCGCCCCGAGGGCGGCGGCCGGGCCGCCCCCCGCGACGCCGCCGCGCCGGTCCGGCAGTGGCCGCTGCTCGCCGTGCTCGGCACGACCGGGCTCGGGCTGCTGATCGTCGGTCTGCACCCCTTCGCCGAGGCCGTCCGGATCGGCACGATCCTCATCGGCGTCGCCCTGATCGGCGGCGCGGTCCTGCGCCGCGTCCTGCCGTCCGTCGGGATGCTCGCGGTCCGGTCCCGCTTCACCGACATGCTGACGTACGGCCTGCTCGGCGTCACGATCGTGCTGCTGTCCCTGATGACCCAGCCGAAGCCGTGGCTGGAGATCCCGTTCCTGGAGGACATCGTCCACTCGACCGTGCCTTAGCGGCGCGTGACTTGGGTGCGTGACTTCAGCGTGTGACTTCGGCAGGTGCGCGACGGCGTCCGTCCTCTCCCCCGGGATGAGGACGGACGCCGTCCTGCATGGCGGTGAGAGCAGCGTCACGGACCGCGAGCGACAGTTCAAGGTCCAGATGTGGCCTGTGGCACGGAAGTGACCATTCCGCCATGGTGTGATCAGTGGGCAACGGATGGGAGACTGAGGCGGTGACCGAGACCGGGGGCGCGCGACGGCGCGCGAAGAAGGCTCCGGTTGCTTCCATGCGCTGCCGGTGAGGGAACTGGCATCCTGGCTCGGAACATCCCTGTGGGTAGTCCGTGAGGTGGACCGTACGGACCGACGTGAGTCGGCCCTGACGCGGCCGGCTCGGGGACCGGAGCGCCGTGGGGCTCCGCCGGGGAGAGCCGGGGGCGGTGAGCGCGGAGGCGGCAGGGGGATGAACGGCGCGGGGCACATCAGGCACGTGCGGGGGGACAAGGGGGAGGCAGAATGCCTCGTTGGAAGGCGCTTCCGGAGGAGCTGGACCCGGAAGTCAGCGAATTCACGCTTCAGTTGCGCGCGCTGGTCGACCGCAGTGGTCTGAGCATCGCCGCGGTGGGCGACCGGACCGGTTACAGCAAGACGTCGTGGGAGCGGTATCTCAACGGCCGGCTGCTCGCGCCCAAGGGCGCGATCGTCGCGCTGGCCGAGGTCACCGGCACGCATCAGCAGCATCTGATCACGATGTGGGAGCTGGCGGAGCGGGCCTGGAGCCGCTCCGAGATGCGGCACGACATGACGATGGAAGCGATACGGATCTCCCAGGCGCGGCAGGCGCTCGGCGAGTTCAGCCCGGGAGCGGCCGGCAGCGTGAGCGGCCCCGGCGGCGGTCCCGGGGGGCGCGGGGGTCCGGGCGGCGTCGGCGGTCCCGGCGGTCCCGGTGGGCCCAAGCCCGGTGCCGGTGGCCGTGGTGGACGCCCGCCGGCGGCGGCAGGCGCGACCATCGACTTCGGCGCCGGCGCGCGCGGCGGCAGGCCCGGCGCGGGACCCGGCTCGGGCGCCGTACCGCAGCAGCGGGGGCCCGGGGGCCCCAGACCGTCCGCGCCCGGCCAGGCGCAGGGGCCGGGGCTGTACCCCGGTCAGAGTTACGGCGGGTACGGACCGGCCGCCGGTGCCCCCGGCGCGTACCCCGGCCCGGCCCGGCCGGGAGGCCCGGCAGGCGGCCCGGGTGGCCCGGGCGGTCCTGGTGGCTCCGGTGGCCCCGGCGGACCGGCCGCACCCGGGCGTGGCCGGCGTCGCGCGCTGATCTTCGGCGCGGCGGTCGTCGGCGCGCTGGTGGTCGCGGGCGGCGCGCTGCTGACGCTGAACCTCGGCGGTGACGGCGACACCGGCAAGCCCGTCGCCCAGTCCCCGTCCCCCTCCCCGGTCACCAGCAAGCCCGTCCTGCCCGACGGGGTGAAGTGCTCCGGCGACGACTGCACGGGCGAGGACCCGGAGGAGATGGGCTGCGGCGGCCAGTACGCCGAGACCGTCTCCAGCGCCACGGTCGGTACGACGCTGGTCGAGGTCCGCTACAGCAAGACCTGCGGCGCCGCCTGGGCGAGGATCACGCAGGCGGCGATCGGCGACGAGGTACGGATCAGCTCGCTCCGGGCCACCGGCGAGGAGCAGACCGGCGTGGTGGAGACGACCACGGACGCGTACACGCCCATGGCCGCCGTTCCGGACGCCGACAGCGCGAAGGCGTGCGCGACGCTCGTGAGCGGTACGAAGGGGTGCACGACGGCGGAGTGACCGGGGGACGGCCCGTACCTCGCGCGCGAGCCGTACGAGCCGAGCCGTACGAACCGCCGGAGGCCCGTGCGTGAGCCGTGCGTGAGCCGTGCCACAACGGGGGCGTGGGTGACGGCTCGCCCGGGTCCGATAGCCTGACCGCTGGATATCTCTTCACGTCAAGATTCAGTCCAGCGATGGGCCGGTTGTCGGAGTCGGGGGAGATGTCCCGCACCCAGGGGCAGGGACCCCCGCCACCGCCAGCTGTCTTACGGAGATCGCCATGACCCGCACTCCCGTGAATGTCACCGTCACCGGCGCGGCCGGCCAGATCGGCTACGCGCTGCTCTTCCGCATCGCCTCGGGCCACCTGCTCGGCGCGGATGTGCCGGTCAAGCTGCGTCTCCTTGAGATCCCGCAGGGCCTCAAGGCCGCCGCGGGCACCGCGATGGAACTGGACGACTGCGCGTTCCCGCTGCTCAGCGGCATCGAGATCACCGATGACCCGAACGTCGCCTTCGACGGCGCGAACGTCGCCCTCCTGGTCGGCGCCCGCCCCCGTACGAAGGGCATGGAGCGCGGCGACCTGCTCGCCGCCAACGGCGGCATCTTCAAGCCGCAGGGCAAGGCCATCAACGACCACGCCGCCGACGACATCAAGGTCCTCGTCGTGGGCAACCCGGCCAACACCAACGCGCTGATCGCCCGGTCCGCTGCCCCCGACGTACCGGCCGAGCGCTTCACCGCGATGACGCGCCTCGACCACAACCGCGCCATCTCGCAGCTCGCCGCCAAGACCGGCTCCGCCGTCTCCGACATCAAGCGGCTGACGATCTGGGGCAACCACTCCGCCACCCAGTACCCGGACATCTTCCACGCGGAGATCGCCGGCAAGAACGCCGCCGAGACCGTCAACGACGAGGTGTGGCTCGCCGACACCTTCATCCCGACCGTCGCCAAGCGCGGCGCGGCGATCATCGAGGCCCGTGGCGCCTCCTCGGCCGCCTCCGCCGCCAACGCGGCCATCGACCACGTCCACACGTGGGTCAACGGCACCGCCGCGGGCGACTGGACCTCGATGGGTATCCCGTCGGACGGTTCGTACGGGGTGCCGGAGGGCCTGATCTCCTCCTTCCCCGTCACCACCAAGGACGGCGCGTACGAGATCGTCCAGGGCCTGGAGATCAACGACTTCTCGCGCGCCCGGATCGACGCCTCCGTCAAGGAGCTGGCCGAGGAGCGCGACGCGGTGCGCGAGCTGGGCCTGATCTGACCGTACGGATGTACGACTAGTGCCCCTGGTAGCCGAGAGGCCGCCAGGGGCACTCGTCGTGCATGCGTCGTGCATTCGGCCTGCACCCGTCGTTCCGGCACGTGAGCCGGAGCACTTTCCGTCACGCCATGCGCATGGTTTCCGCTCCCCGGGGCAGGCACCGGAATCCCCAGTCCTCGCTGGTGGAGAACGTTCCGGTCGGCATTCCGACCGGGATTCCGGTAAGGGAAGGCATTGCGCGACGTGTCGGCACAACAGACGATTCATGTGGACGGAAAGTGGCGTGAAGCCGCGTCCGGAGCCACGCGTGACATCCTCGACCCCGCCGACGCGACGGTCCTCGCCGTCGTGTCCGAGGGCGGGGCCGAGGACGCCGACGCGGCCGTCGCCGCCGCGCGCAGGGCGTTCGACGAGGGCCCCTGGCCCCGTACCCCCGTGGCCGAACGGGCGGCGCTGCTGCGCCGGACCGCCGAGCTGCTCGTCCGCAACCGCGAGAAGATCGCGCTGCTGGAGAGCCGGGACGCCGGCAAGACCCTGGAGGAGGGCCGGGTCGACGTCGACTGTGTCGCCGACGCCTTCCGGTACTTCGCGGACCTCGTGATGAACGAGAGCGGCGGCCGGGTCGTCGACGCCGGTTCCGCCACCGTCCACAGCGTGGTCGTGCATGAACCCGTCGGGGTCTGCGCGCTCATCACCCCGTGGAACTACCCGCTGCTCCAGGCCAGTTGGAAGATCGCCCCGGCCCTCGCCGCGGGCAACACCTTTGTGATCAAGCCGAGCGAGATCACCCCGCTCTCCACCGTCGACCTCATCGACCTGCTCGCCGAGGCCGGTCTGCCGCCCGGCGTCGCCAACCTCGTGACCGGCGCCGGCGACCCGGTCGGTGCCCGGCTGTCCGCCCACCCGGACGTCGACCTCGTCTCGTTCACCGGCGGCCTGAGCAGCGGTACGAAGGTGATGCAGGCCGCCGCGCCCGGCGTGAAGAAGGTCGCGCTCGAACTCGGCGGCAAGAACCCCAACGTCGTCTTCGCGGACGCCTGCGCCACCGACGAGAGCTTTGACACCGCCGTCGACCAGGCCCTGAACGCCGCGTTCATCCACAGCGGCCAGGTCTGCTCCGCCGGCTCGCGCCTCATCGTCGAGGAGTCCGTACGCGAGCGCTTCGTCGCGGAACTCGCCCGCCGCGCCGGCCGTATCCGCCTCGGCCGCGGCACCGAACCGGGCGTGGAGTGCGGACCGCTTGTCTCGGACCGGCAGCTCGCCAGGACCGAGGAGTACGTGGCGTCCGCCCTCGCGGAGGGCGCCGTGCTGCGCGCGGGCGGCCTCCGGCCCGACCCGTCCGACATCCGCCCGGCGGCGGGCTACTTCTACCGGCCGACCGTCCTCGACCAGTGCCACCGCGAGATGCGCGTCGTACGCGAGGAGATCTTCGGCCCGGTCCTGACCGTCGAGACGTTCCGTACGGAGGACGAGGCCGTCGCCCTCGCCAACGACACCGAGTACGGCCTCGCCGGCGCGGTCTGGAGCGCGGATCCCGGGCGGGCGCGGCGGGTGGCCGGACGGCTGCGGCACGGCACCGTATGGATCAACGACTTCCACCCGTACCTCCCGCAGGCCGAGTGGGGCGGCTTCGGCAAGTCCGGCGTCGGCCGGGAGCTGGGGCCGGCCGGGCTCGCGGAGTACCGCGAGGCGAAGCACATCTACCAGAACCTCGAACCGCGCCCGGTGCGCTGGTTCGCGGGCTGATCCACCGCCGGACGCCATACGCGCTCGTCCCACGCCCCCGCACGTCCGCACCCCCAGGTATCCACCGCACACCCACGTATCCACCGCACACCTTCAGCGAAGGAGCAGGAGACAGCCATGGGATCCACGGTCGAGTACGACTACGTCGTCGTCGGGGGCGGCACGGCGGGCTCGGTGATCGCCTCCCGGCTCACCGAGAACCCGGACCTCGACGTCGCCGTCATCGAGGGCGGCCCCTCCGACGTCGGCCGCGACGACGTGCTGACGCTGCGCCGCTGGATGGGACTGCTCGGCGGTGAGCTGGACTACGACTATCCGACCACCGAGCAGCCGCGCGGCAATTCGCACATCCGGCACAGCCGCGCCCGCGTCCTCGGCGGCTGCTCCTCGCACAACACCCTCATCGCGTTCAAGCCGCTCCCCTCCGACTGGGACGAGTGGGCGGCGGCCGGCGCCGAGGGCTGGGACGCGGGCGCGATGGACCCGTACTTCGACCGGCTGCGCAACAACGTCGTGCCGGTCGACGAGCGCGACCGCAACGCCATCGCCCGCGACTTCGTCGACGCGGCGCGGCGCGCGCTCGACGTCCCGCGTGTCGAGGGCTTCAACCGGGAGCCGTTCCACGAGGGCGTCGGCTTCTTCGATCTCGCCTACCACCCCGAGAACAACAAGCGCTCCTCCGCCTCCGTCGCCTATCTCCACCCCTTCCTCGACCGGCCCAACCTCCATCTGCTGCTGGAGACTTGGGCGTACCGGCTGGAGCTGACGGGCAGCCGCGCAACCGGTGTGCGCATACGGTCGGCCGATGGCGCCGAGACGCTGGTCCGCGCCCGCCGCGAGGTGATCGTCTGCGCGGGCGCCGTCGACACACCGCGGCTGCTGCTGCACTCGGGCATCGGCCCCCGCGCCGATCTGGAGAAGCTCGGCATCCCGGTCGTCCACGATCTGCCGGGCGTCGGCGAGAACCTGCTCGACCACCCCGAGTCGGTGATCGTCTGGGAGACGGACGGGCCGATACCGGAGAACTCCGCGATGGACTCCGACGCGGGTCTCTTCGTACGGCGCGACCCGGCCGCCGACGGGCCCGACCTGATGTTCCACTTCTACCAGATCCCGTTCACCGACAATCCGGAGCGGCTGGGGTACGAACGCCCCGCGCACGGTGTGTCCATGACCCCGAACATCCCCAAGCCGCGCAGCCGCGGCCGGCTTTATCTGACGAGCGCGGACCCCGAGGTCAAACCAGCCCTCGACTTCCGCTACTTCACCGACGAGGACGACTACGACGGCCGTACCCTCGTGGACGGCATCCGTATCGCACGGCGGGTCGCGGCGGCCGAGCCGCTGGCACACTGGCTGAAACGGGAGGTCGCCCCCGGGCCCGAGGTCACCTCCGACGAGGAACTGAGCGAGTACGCCCGTAAGTGCGCGCACACCGTCTACCACCCTGCGGGCACCTGCCGGATGGGCGCGGTGACCGACGAACAGGCCGTCGTGGGGCCCGATCTGCGGATCCGGGGGCTCGACTCGATCCGTATCGCGGACGCCTCGGTCTTCCCGACGATGCCCGCGGTCAACCCCATGATCGGGGTCCTCATGGTCGGTGAGAAGTGCGCGGAACTGCTGACCGGTGGGACCGGCGACGACGAGGGGCTGAACCGATGAGCGAAGGCAACGGAAACAGCGAAAGCAGCGCGAGCGACGGCGTTCCGGGTACGGATACGGGGGCGAGCCCGCGCCCCGAACCCGTGGAAGTTCCCGAGGCACTTGTAACACCCGCAGCAGCCGAAGCGCCCGAAGTCTCCGAACGACCACCGGTGTTCGCCCTCCGCGGCCTCTGGAAAGTCTTCGGCCCCCAGGCCGACGCCGTCCCCCACGACCCCGCGCTCGCCGCCCTCGACCCCGCCGAACTGCGGGCCCGTACCGGCTGTACCGCCGCCGTCCGTGATGTCTCCTTCGACGTCCGCAAGGGCGAGGTCTTCGTCGTCATGGGGCTGTCCGGCTCCGGCAAGTCCACGCTCGTACGATGTCTCACCCGGCTCATCGAGCCGACCTCCGGCGCCCTCACCATGGATGGCGAGGACGTCCTGGCGATGGACCGGACACGCCTGCGCGAACTGCGCCGCCACCGCGCCGCCATGGTCTTCCAGCACTTCGGGCTGCTGCCGCACCGCTCGGTGCTCGACAACGTCGCGTACGGCCTGGAGATCCAGGGCATGGCCCGCGCCGAACGCCGCGCCAAGGCCGCCGAGGTCGTCGGCAAGGTCGGCCTCGAAGGGCTGGAGGACCGGCGCCCCGGCCAGCTCTCCGGCGGCCAGCAGCAGCGGGTGGGGCTGGCGCGGGCGCTTGCCGTGGATCCTCAAGTCCTGCTGTTCGACGAGCCGTTCAGCGCGCTCGACCCGCTGATCCGCCGCGACATGCAGGAGGAGGTCATCCGGCTGCACCGCGAGGAGCGGCGCACGATGGTCTTCATCACGCACGACCTGACCGAGGCGCTGCGCCTCGGCGACCGTATCGCGCTGATGCGCGACGGCCGCGTCGTACAGCTCGGCACCCCGGAGGAGATCGTCGGCCGGCCCGCCGACGCGTACGTACGGGACTTCGTCCGCGATGTGCCGCGCGAGCAGGTCATCACGGTGGGCGCCGCCATGCGCGCCGCCGGTCCCGGTGACGGCGACGCGGGCCCGGAGCTGGCGCCGACCGCGACCGTCTCCGAGGCGATCGAGGCGGTCGCGCGCTCCGGTGAGGCGGCGGCCCGCGTGGTCGACGGGCGGGGCGGCCTCCTCGGCGTCGTCGACCGGGAGCGGCTGCTCGGTGTGGTGGCGGGGACGGCGCGGATGCCGGAGACGGCTCGGATGTCGGAGACGGGAACGGCGCTGCGATGACCTCCGCCTCCCCGGCCGCGACCAAGGCCGCCCCGTACCCGGCGGGCCTGCTGGCGAACCGTACGGTCGTCGTCGGCAAGCTGCTGCCCTTCGCCGTGTTCGCCGCCGTCCTCGTACCCCTCGCGCTCACCCGCTGGTCGGGATCGACCGCCTGGCCCGACGCGCTCACCGTCGATCTCTCCGGTCCGCTCGGCCGCACCAGCGACTGGATCATCGACAACCGCGACCACCACCCCCTCTTCCTCTACTTCTTCGGGCACGTCAGCAACGCCGTCGTGCTCTCCGTACGCGCCGTCTACCTGCTGCTCCTCGCCCTCGGCTGGGCCGGTGTGACGGCGGGCGCCGCGCTGATCGCGTGGCGGGTCGCGGGCGGGCGGCTCGCGGTCACCGCGGCCGTCGCGTTCGCCGTGTGCGGCGGGCTCGGCATGTGGGTGCCGACCATGCAGACGCTCGCGCTGATGGTCGTGGCCGTCACCGCGTCCGTGGTGCTCGGCGCGCTGCTCGGCCTCGCCGCCGGGCTCTCCGACCGGCTGTACCGCATGACGCGCCCGCTGCTCGACACCATGCAGGTGCTGCCCGCGTTCGCGTATCTGCTGCCCGTCGTGCTGATCTTCGGCATCGGTGTCCCGGCGGCGGTCCTCGCGACCGTCGTGTACGCGGCGCCGCCGATGGCGCGCCTCACCGCGCTCGGGCTGCGCGAGGCCGACGGCGGGGTGATGGAGGCAGTGTCCTCGCTCGGCGCGACGGCGAAGCAGCGGTTGCTGACGGCCCGGCTGCCGCTCGCCCGGCCGCGGCTGCTCCTCGGCCTCAACCAGACGATCATGATGGCGCTCTCCATGGCCGTCATCGCGTCCGTGATCGGCGCCGCCGGGCTCGGGGACCGCGTCTACCAGGCGCTGGCCTCGGTCGACGTCGGCGCGGCGCTCGCGGCCGGGCTGCCGATCGTACTGCTGGCGGTGGTACTGGACCGTACGACAGCGGCGGCGGGCGCGGGTACTTCCGACACCAACGGCGGTGACCTCCGGGGCGGTTGGCGCGGCTGGGCCGTCGTGGTCCTGGGGATCGGCGCCGTCGCCGTCGCCGGGCGGCTGGCGGGCCGGCTCGACTGGCCCGCCGGGGGTACGGTGCCGATCGCCGAGCCGGTGAACCGTGTCGTCGACTGGATGACCGACCACCTCTACTCCGGCGTCCCGGTCGTCGGCGGCACCGCCGACTGGGCCGGCCACTTCACCACCTGGGTCCTCGACCCGCTGCGCGGCGGCCTCCAGGCGCTGCCCTGGTGGGTCCTGCTGCTGGCGGTCGCGGCGCTCGCGCTGCTCATCGGTACGTGGCGGACCGCGCTGACCGCTGTGCTCGCCCTGGCCGCGATCGGTGTCCTCGGCGTGTGGAAGCCCTCGCTCGACACGCTCTCGCAGGTCCTGGCCGCCGTCGCCGTCACACTCGTCATCGGCTTCGCGGCGGGCATCGCGGCGGCGCGCAGCGCGCGGGTGGAGGCGCTGCTCA encodes the following:
- a CDS encoding ABC transporter permease subunit, with product MTSASPAATKAAPYPAGLLANRTVVVGKLLPFAVFAAVLVPLALTRWSGSTAWPDALTVDLSGPLGRTSDWIIDNRDHHPLFLYFFGHVSNAVVLSVRAVYLLLLALGWAGVTAGAALIAWRVAGGRLAVTAAVAFAVCGGLGMWVPTMQTLALMVVAVTASVVLGALLGLAAGLSDRLYRMTRPLLDTMQVLPAFAYLLPVVLIFGIGVPAAVLATVVYAAPPMARLTALGLREADGGVMEAVSSLGATAKQRLLTARLPLARPRLLLGLNQTIMMALSMAVIASVIGAAGLGDRVYQALASVDVGAALAAGLPIVLLAVVLDRTTAAAGAGTSDTNGGDLRGGWRGWAVVVLGIGAVAVAGRLAGRLDWPAGGTVPIAEPVNRVVDWMTDHLYSGVPVVGGTADWAGHFTTWVLDPLRGGLQALPWWVLLLAVAALALLIGTWRTALTAVLALAAIGVLGVWKPSLDTLSQVLAAVAVTLVIGFAAGIAAARSARVEALLRPVLDVFQTLPQFVYLIPVVALFGVGRAPAVAAAVVYALPAVVRITTQGLRQVDPAALESARSLGATGVQQLRQVQLPLAGPALRLALNQGVVLVLAVVIIGGLVGGGALGYDVVYGLAQGDLATGLVAGAAIVCLGLMLDRVTQPAERVRRKGA